One genomic segment of Nerophis lumbriciformis linkage group LG20, RoL_Nlum_v2.1, whole genome shotgun sequence includes these proteins:
- the LOC133619229 gene encoding uncharacterized protein isoform X5, with translation MDDYCYAKMATSAKREDERESAPPTENNLKSEDEDVQQLIGNPEEVSPQLGGSSTLKQETPQPPCIKKEEEELCITQEGECLLGREEADYTKFPLSILSVKTEDDEEKPQDEDQVEEPLSGDKDCEDIQQLIGNPEEVSPQLGGSSTLKQETPQPPCIKKEEEELCITQEGECLLGREEADYTKFPLSILSVKTEDDEEKPQVDNLLAPLSDSEAEDEVEEPLSSDTDCEGDMRTHTDNKHSECSTKKRGKTCLSCSVCAESFTKKSLLTRHMRTHTGEKPFYCSVCGKSFSVKCNLTEHMRTHTGEKPFKCSVCGKSFFQNRKLTQHMRTHTGEKPFNCSVCSKSFSQHFSLTQHMRTHTGEKPFNCSVCSKSFSQNCSLTQHMRTHTGEKPFNCSVCGKSFCQNVHLSRHMRSHR, from the exons atggacgactactgctatgctaagatggcgacgtccgctaaaagagaagatGAAAGAGAATCAGCGCCACCAACGGAGAACAATCTGAAAAgcgaagatgaag acgtccagcagctgatcggtaatccagaagaagtttcccctcagttaggggggagctccactttgaagcaggagactccacaaccaccctgcattaaaaaggaagaggaggaactctgcatcactcaggagggagagtgtcttctaggacgagaggaagctgattacaccaagtttccactgagtattctctctgtgaagactgaagatgatgaagagaaaccacaagacgAAGACcaggttgaagaacctttgagcgGCGATAAAGACTGCGAAG acatccagcagctgatcggtaatccagaagaagtttcccctcagttaggggggagctccactttgaagcaggagactccacaaccaccctgcattaaaaaggaagaggaggaactctgcatcactcaggagggagagtgtcttctaggacgagaggaagctgattacaccaagtttccactgagtattctctctgtgaagactgaagatgatgaagagaaaccacaagtagacaacctcttagctccactatcagatagtgaggctgaagacgaggttgaagaacctttgagcagcgacacagactgtgaaggtgatatgaggactcacactgacaacaaacactctgaatgctctacaaagaagagaggtaaaacatgtttgagctgctcggtttgtgctgaaagttttactaaaaagagccttttgactcgacacatgagaacacacacaggtgaaaaaccattttattgttcagtttgtggcaaaagcttttctgttaagtgcaatttgactgaacacatgagaacacacacaggtgaaaaaccatttaagtgttcagtttgtggcaaaagcttttttcAAAATCGCaagttgactcaacacatgagaacacacacaggtgaaaaaccttttaattgttcagtttgtagcaaaagcttttctcaacatttcagtttgactcaacacatgagaacacacacaggtgaaaaaccatttaattgttcagtttgtagcaaaagcttttctcaaaattgcagtttgactcaacacatgagaacacacacaggtgaaaaaccatttaattgttcagtttgtggcaaaagcttttgtcAAAATGTCCATTTGAGTCGACACATGAGatcacacaggtga
- the LOC133619229 gene encoding uncharacterized protein isoform X6, whose protein sequence is MDDYCYAKMATSAKREHERESTSSKSPTEIKTKDEDIQQLIGNPEEVSPQLGGSSTLKQETPQPPCIKKEEEELCITQEGECLLGREEADYTKFPLSILSVKTEDDEEKPQVDNLLAPLSDSEAEDEVEEPLSSDTDCEGDMRTHTDNKHSECSTKKRGKTCLSCSVCAESFTKKSLLTRHMRTHTGEKPFYCSVCGKSFSVKCNLTEHMRTHTGEKPFKCSVCGKSFFQNRKLTQHMRTHTGEKPFNCSVCSKSFSQHFSLTQHMRTHTGEKPFNCSVCSKSFSQNCSLTQHMRTHTGEKPFNCSVCGKSFCQNVHLSRHMRSHR, encoded by the exons atggacgactactgctatgctaagatggcgacgtccgctaaaagagaacatgaaagagaatcaacttccagcaaatcaccaacggagataaagacgaaagatgaag acatccagcagctgatcggtaatccagaagaagtttcccctcagttaggggggagctccactttgaagcaggagactccacaaccaccctgcattaaaaaggaagaggaggaactctgcatcactcaggagggagagtgtcttctaggacgagaggaagctgattacaccaagtttccactgagtattctctctgtgaagactgaagatgatgaagagaaaccacaagtagacaacctcttagctccactatcagatagtgaggctgaagacgaggttgaagaacctttgagcagcgacacagactgtgaaggtgatatgaggactcacactgacaacaaacactctgaatgctctacaaagaagagaggtaaaacatgtttgagctgctcggtttgtgctgaaagttttactaaaaagagccttttgactcgacacatgagaacacacacaggtgaaaaaccattttattgttcagtttgtggcaaaagcttttctgttaagtgcaatttgactgaacacatgagaacacacacaggtgaaaaaccatttaagtgttcagtttgtggcaaaagcttttttcAAAATCGCaagttgactcaacacatgagaacacacacaggtgaaaaaccttttaattgttcagtttgtagcaaaagcttttctcaacatttcagtttgactcaacacatgagaacacacacaggtgaaaaaccatttaattgttcagtttgtagcaaaagcttttctcaaaattgcagtttgactcaacacatgagaacacacacaggtgaaaaaccatttaattgttcagtttgtggcaaaagcttttgtcAAAATGTCCATTTGAGTCGACACATGAGatcacacaggtga
- the LOC133619229 gene encoding uncharacterized protein isoform X2 yields the protein MDDYCYAKMATSAKREDERESAPPTENNLKSEDEDVQQLIGNPEEVSPQLGGSSTLKQETPQPPCIKKEEEELCITQEGECLLGREEADYTKFPLSILSVKTEDDEEKPQDEDQVEEPLSGDKDCEDVQQLIDNPEEVSPQLGGSSTLKQETPQPPCIKKEEEELCITQEGECLLGREEADYTKFPLSILSVKTEDDEEKPQVDNLLAPLSDSEAEDEVEEPLSSDKDCEGDMRTHTDNKHSECSTKKRGKTCLSCSVCAESFTKKSLLTRHMRTHTGEKPLNCSVCGKSFSQNSWLTQHMRTHTGEKPFYCSVCGKSFSVKCNLTEHMRTHTGEKPFKCSVCGKSFSQNRKLTQHMRTHTGEKPFNCSVCGKSFSVKCNLTEHMRTHTGEKPFNCSVCGKSFSQNSQLTQHMRIHTGQKTFNCSVCGKSFFGKHSLIKHMRTHTCEKPFNCSVCGKSFSVKHSLIKHMRTHTGEKPFNCSVCAKGFSQNSYLTQHMKTHAGEKNFNCSVCSKSFSHNCSLTEHMRTHTGEKPFNCSVCSKSFSQHFSLTKHIRTHTGEKPFNCSVCSKSFSQNCSLTQHMRTHTGEKPFNCSVCGKSFSQNSNLTKHMRTHTGEKPFNCSVCGKSFCQNVNLTQHMRSHK from the exons atggacgactactgctatgctaagatggcgacgtccgctaaaagagaagatGAAAGAGAATCAGCGCCACCAACGGAGAACAATCTGAAAAgcgaagatgaag acgtccagcagctgatcggtaatccagaagaagtttcccctcagttaggggggagctccactttgaagcaggagactccacaaccaccctgcattaaaaaggaagaggaggaactctgcatcactcaggagggagagtgtcttctaggacgagaggaagctgattacaccaagtttccactgagtattctctctgtgaagactgaagatgatgaagagaaaccacaagacgAAGACcaggttgaagaacctttgagcgGCGATAAAGACTGCGAAG acgtccagcagctgatcgataatccagaagaagtttcccctcagttaggggggagctccactttgaagcaggagactccacaaccaccctgcattaaaaaggaagaggaggaactctgcatcactcaggagggagagtgtcttctaggacgagaggaagctgattacaccaagtttccactgagtattctctctgtgaagactgaagatgatgaagagaaaccacaagtagacaacctcttagctccactatcagatagtgaggctgaagacgaggttgaagaacctttgagcagcgataaagactgtgaaggtgatatgaggactcacactgacaacaaacactctgaatgctctacaaagaagagaggtaaaacatgtttgagctgctcggtttgtgctgaaagttttactaaaaagagccttttgactcgacacatgagaacacacacaggagaaaaaccattgaattgttcagtttgtggcaaaagcttttctcaaaatagctggttgactcaacacatgagaacacacacaggtgaaaaaccattttattgttcagtttgtggcaaaagcttttctgttaagtgcaatttgactgaacacatgagaacacacacaggtgaaaaaccatttaagtgttcagtttgtggcaaaagcttttctcaaaatcgcaagttgactcaacacatgagaacacacacaggtgaaaaaccatttaattgttcagtttgtggcaaaagcttttctgttaagtgcaatttgactgaacacatgagaacacacacaggtgaaaaaccatttaattgttcagtttgtggaaaaagcttttctcaaaatagccagttgactcaacacatgagaatacacacaggacaaaaaacatttaattgttcagtttgtggcaaaagcttttttgGTAAGCACAGTTTgattaaacacatgagaacacacacatgtgaaaaaccatttaattgttcagtttgtggaaaaagcttttctgttaagcACAGTTTgattaaacacatgagaacacacacgggtgaaaaaccttttaattgttcagtttgtgcaaaaggcttttctcaaaatagctatttgactcaacacatgaaaacacacgcaggagaaaaaaactttaattgttcagtttgtagcaaaagcttttctcataaTTGcagtttgactgaacacatgagaacacacacaggtgaaaaaccttttaattgttcagtttgtagcaaaagcttttctcaacatTTCAGTTTGACTAAacacattagaacacacacaggtgaaaaaccatttaattgttcagtttgtagcaaaagcttttctcaaaattgcagtttgactcaacacatgagaacacacacaggtgaaaaaccatttaattgttcagtttgtggcaaaagtttttctcaaaatagcaatttgactaaacacatgagaacacacacaggtgaaaaaccatttaattgttcagtttgtggcaaaagcttttgtcaaaatgtcaatttgactcaacacatgagatcaCACAAGTGA